One genomic window of Malaciobacter molluscorum LMG 25693 includes the following:
- the nhaD gene encoding sodium:proton antiporter NhaD, with protein sequence MFKVILSLFLCTVAAFASSSGQGEIPDLTMTWIGFASLLIFVVGYYFVAAEEKYEIDKAKPALFIGTFIFILIALYYAINGLNMNLVHIQAEHLILEIAEIFFFLFVAMTYIESLIHMGVFDRLKYNLVSKGYTYRKLFWVTGFIAFFLSPIADNLTTALILSTVLITIDKEKKEFLVPGAINIVVAANAGGAWSPFGDITTLMAWTAGKGVFTDFLYLFPAAILGYLVTAFILARFVPDVKPDFDVSKEEKPEMSAGAKVVMALGVFTIFCAVMSHQVLHLPAMWGMMFGLSLLKVYAYGLKKKHGKEHFNIFNNIAKIENNTLLFFFGILAAVGGLYFIGWLALASHVYDPSVLGPTWSNIGVGFLSAIVDNVPVMSAVLKANPEMGLDQWMLVTLTAGVGGSLISFGSAAGVGVMGKLHGIYTFGSHMKFAWTVFIGYVVSILVWYIQYEVLQISHF encoded by the coding sequence ATGTTTAAAGTTATACTGTCACTTTTCCTATGTACAGTAGCCGCATTTGCGTCAAGCTCAGGGCAAGGAGAAATCCCAGATTTAACAATGACATGGATTGGGTTTGCTTCGTTATTAATTTTTGTAGTAGGTTACTACTTTGTTGCTGCAGAAGAAAAATATGAGATAGATAAAGCAAAACCAGCATTATTTATAGGTACTTTTATTTTTATTCTTATTGCATTATATTATGCAATTAATGGTTTAAATATGAATTTAGTTCATATTCAAGCAGAACACTTAATTTTAGAAATTGCAGAGATTTTCTTCTTCTTATTTGTTGCTATGACATATATCGAATCACTTATTCATATGGGAGTATTTGATAGATTAAAATATAATTTAGTATCTAAAGGTTATACATATAGAAAACTTTTTTGGGTAACAGGATTTATTGCATTTTTCTTATCACCTATTGCTGATAACTTAACAACTGCACTTATTCTATCAACAGTTTTAATTACAATAGATAAAGAGAAAAAAGAGTTCTTAGTTCCAGGTGCTATTAATATTGTTGTTGCAGCAAATGCAGGTGGTGCATGGTCTCCTTTTGGTGATATTACTACACTTATGGCTTGGACAGCTGGAAAAGGTGTATTTACTGACTTCTTATATCTGTTTCCAGCAGCAATTTTAGGATATTTAGTTACTGCATTTATTTTAGCAAGATTTGTACCTGATGTAAAACCTGATTTTGATGTTTCTAAAGAAGAAAAACCAGAAATGTCAGCTGGCGCAAAAGTAGTTATGGCACTTGGTGTATTTACTATTTTCTGTGCTGTAATGTCTCACCAAGTATTACATTTGCCAGCAATGTGGGGTATGATGTTTGGTCTATCTTTACTTAAAGTTTATGCTTATGGTCTTAAGAAAAAGCATGGAAAAGAGCACTTTAATATCTTCAATAATATAGCAAAAATTGAAAATAATACATTGCTATTTTTCTTTGGTATTTTAGCAGCTGTTGGTGGATTATATTTTATTGGATGGTTAGCACTTGCTTCTCATGTATATGATCCATCGGTATTAGGACCAACTTGGTCAAATATTGGAGTTGGATTTCTATCAGCAATTGTAGATAATGTTCCAGTTATGTCTGCTGTTTTAAAAGCAAATCCTGAAATGGGACTTGACCAATGGATGTTAGTTACTTTAACAGCAGGTGTTGGTGGTTCTTTAATCTCTTTTGGTAGTGCTGCTGGTGTAGGTGTTATGGGTAAATTACATGGAATCTATACTTTTGGTTCACATATGAAGTTTGCTTGGACTGTATTTATTGGATATGTTGTATCTATTTTAGTATGGTATATTCAATACGAAGTTTTACAAATCAGTCACTTCTAA
- the nadB gene encoding L-aspartate oxidase: protein MQTTYDYLIIGSGVAGLNAARLIPQDKKVLLITKKSPWECNTFWAQGGVATAVDDEDIPTHIKDTLVAGANYNDKQAVEILSKNSLKAVKDLISAGLQFDLNAQGKLAFTREAAHSRDRILHADGDATGRMIHYFLIQKFPHEMMTDTVVADLLIEDGICYGAKVFVSETEQKVIYAHNTIIASGGVGSLYKYHTNSTTIAGELQGICLEKGIPLKDMEMLQFHPTVVKGTHFARKPLLSEALRGEGAHIVDENNYRFLFDYHKDGELAPRDVVSRAIFDYAVKNKKGVYLSFETFEKSFFKKRFPNIYSNLKELGFELPFERVPISPAFHYTMGGIPTNNDALVNGMKNLYAVGEAACTGVHGANRLASNSLLEGIVFSKLAIEHSLKNNFKISYKNYMKPIKSYTRNKAIDKEIKDSLRKIMWKNAAIVREEHKLKDALAQVNSFLKLDVGRLLYLRLLTARQILQSALNRKESLGAHFLKKD, encoded by the coding sequence ATGCAAACAACTTATGATTATCTGATTATTGGGTCAGGAGTCGCTGGGTTAAATGCTGCTAGATTAATACCACAAGATAAAAAAGTATTACTTATTACAAAAAAATCTCCATGGGAGTGTAATACTTTTTGGGCTCAAGGTGGAGTAGCAACAGCAGTTGATGATGAGGATATACCAACTCATATAAAAGATACATTAGTTGCAGGTGCAAATTACAATGATAAACAAGCTGTTGAGATACTAAGTAAAAACTCTCTAAAAGCAGTAAAAGATTTGATAAGTGCGGGGCTTCAATTTGATTTAAATGCACAAGGTAAACTTGCATTTACAAGAGAAGCAGCACACTCAAGAGATAGAATCTTACATGCAGATGGTGATGCAACTGGTAGAATGATACACTACTTTTTAATTCAAAAATTCCCACATGAAATGATGACAGACACTGTTGTTGCTGATTTACTAATTGAAGATGGTATTTGCTATGGAGCAAAAGTTTTTGTAAGTGAAACAGAACAAAAAGTAATTTATGCTCATAATACCATTATAGCAAGTGGAGGTGTGGGCTCTTTATATAAATATCATACAAATTCTACGACTATTGCAGGAGAACTTCAAGGTATTTGTCTTGAAAAAGGGATACCTTTAAAAGATATGGAAATGCTTCAATTTCATCCAACTGTAGTAAAAGGAACACATTTTGCTAGAAAACCTTTATTAAGTGAAGCTTTAAGAGGTGAGGGTGCTCATATTGTAGATGAAAATAACTATAGATTTTTATTTGATTATCATAAAGATGGTGAATTAGCTCCAAGAGATGTAGTAAGCCGTGCAATTTTTGATTATGCAGTTAAAAATAAAAAAGGTGTTTATCTATCTTTTGAAACATTTGAAAAATCTTTTTTTAAAAAAAGATTTCCAAATATTTATTCAAACTTGAAAGAACTTGGGTTTGAACTTCCATTTGAAAGAGTTCCAATCTCTCCTGCTTTTCATTATACTATGGGAGGAATCCCTACAAATAATGATGCTTTAGTAAATGGTATGAAAAACCTTTATGCTGTTGGAGAAGCTGCTTGTACTGGTGTTCATGGTGCTAATAGATTGGCTTCTAATTCTTTACTTGAAGGAATTGTTTTTTCTAAACTTGCAATTGAACATAGCTTAAAGAATAATTTTAAAATATCATATAAAAATTATATGAAGCCGATAAAATCTTACACAAGAAATAAAGCAATTGATAAAGAGATAAAAGATTCTTTGAGAAAAATTATGTGGAAAAATGCAGCTATTGTAAGAGAAGAACATAAACTTAAAGATGCTCTTGCTCAAGTCAATAGTTTCTTAAAATTAGATGTAGGGCGACTTTTATATTTAAGATTGTTAACAGCTAGACAAATTTTACAATCTGCACTAAATAGAAAAGAGTCTTTAGGTGCTCATTTCCTTAAAAAAGACTAA
- a CDS encoding outer membrane protein assembly factor BamD, whose translation MKKILILILTLASVQGFTEEFNASTEYSRLETLYNHEIELGHYDRAIKILLDLDEMFPGETEILFKLVDAYVKKGKAVPCWIMLSPWSAATESDILNRKKAEKLLENKDLKNHCN comes from the coding sequence GTGAAAAAAATATTGATACTTATATTAACACTTGCTTCAGTACAAGGATTTACAGAAGAGTTTAATGCTTCTACTGAATACAGTCGCTTAGAAACACTTTATAACCATGAGATAGAATTAGGTCATTATGATCGTGCTATAAAAATATTATTAGATTTAGATGAAATGTTTCCAGGTGAAACAGAAATATTATTTAAACTAGTCGATGCTTATGTTAAAAAAGGAAAGGCTGTTCCTTGTTGGATTATGCTTAGTCCTTGGTCAGCAGCAACAGAATCTGATATTTTAAATCGAAAAAAAGCTGAAAAATTACTTGAAAATAAAGATTTAAAAAATCATTGTAATTGA
- a CDS encoding acetyltransferase yields MNIEIVEKADHFQLIEVWEASVRATHDFLAEDDLQELKPLILEEYFDAVDLRCAKNGNGEIQGFCGVYDGNIEMLFISPEARGKGIGAMLAAYAIKEQGASKVDVNEQNELALGFYQHIGFKVTGRSPVDGQGRPYPLLHMVL; encoded by the coding sequence ATGAATATTGAGATCGTAGAAAAAGCAGATCACTTTCAGCTGATAGAAGTTTGGGAAGCGTCGGTCAGGGCAACGCATGATTTTCTGGCTGAAGATGATCTACAGGAGTTAAAGCCGTTAATTTTAGAAGAATATTTTGACGCAGTTGATTTAAGGTGCGCTAAAAACGGCAATGGCGAAATTCAGGGATTCTGCGGAGTATATGACGGTAATATTGAGATGTTGTTCATCTCACCTGAGGCACGTGGAAAGGGCATTGGGGCCATGTTAGCGGCCTATGCTATCAAAGAGCAGGGAGCTTCAAAGGTCGATGTAAACGAGCAGAATGAACTGGCGCTAGGTTTTTACCAGCATATTGGCTTTAAAGTAACAGGTCGGTCACCAGTCGATGGTCAAGGTAGGCCTTATCCGCTGTTGCATATGGTGCTATAA
- a CDS encoding ClbS/DfsB family four-helix bundle protein codes for MSSVPKNKDELELAITSIFPKLMVDYRAIPETKARKIEIEGSVKGTLISVSDTVAYLVGWGKLVLKWYRLKSQNQPVYFPETGYKWNELGLLAKNFYKEYRDWNYNDLLNELDVTINEILLLISSLSNHELYGVAWYEQWSLGRMIQFNTSSPMKNMRTKVRRFKKVHCIK; via the coding sequence TTGTCTTCTGTACCCAAAAATAAGGATGAGTTGGAGTTAGCCATAACCTCAATATTTCCAAAACTAATGGTTGATTATCGCGCAATTCCTGAAACTAAAGCCCGTAAAATCGAGATAGAAGGAAGTGTGAAAGGTACATTGATTAGTGTTAGTGATACGGTTGCTTACTTGGTTGGTTGGGGGAAACTCGTTCTTAAATGGTATCGTTTAAAATCTCAAAATCAGCCTGTGTATTTTCCGGAAACTGGCTATAAATGGAACGAACTTGGGTTGCTAGCAAAAAATTTTTACAAAGAATATCGAGACTGGAATTACAATGATCTGCTCAATGAGTTAGATGTTACGATTAACGAGATACTTCTACTCATTTCAAGCTTAAGTAATCATGAGTTGTATGGTGTAGCTTGGTATGAGCAATGGTCTCTAGGGCGCATGATTCAGTTTAATACATCATCACCCATGAAAAATATGCGTACAAAAGTTAGGCGCTTTAAAAAGGTGCATTGCATCAAGTGA
- a CDS encoding DNA adenine methylase, whose product MKILVPPIKSQGIKTKLVPWIKDIVPENINGVWIEPFMGTGVVAFNIKPKKAILCDSNPHLINFYNEIKNDVINPTIVRHYLEEEGNKLLNIEDYYYEVRSRFNESHSPLDFLFINRAGFNGMIRFNKKGGHNVPFCRKPNRFSKAYITKIVNQVDNVYKIIKHNDYTFINQDFRQTIKMACKDDVVYCDPPYIDRHVDYYNGWNENDEKELNKLLTNFKGKFILSTWHSNKYRDNEYLNTIWKKFNLLTKEHFYHLGGSQNNRNSMLESLILNYEPPKIKEDKTVKKQSSFEELLYMQTSNKSMEITRDYIYNHLNFCYVKKV is encoded by the coding sequence ATGAAAATATTAGTTCCACCAATCAAGTCTCAAGGTATAAAAACAAAACTAGTGCCTTGGATTAAAGATATTGTTCCTGAAAATATAAATGGTGTATGGATAGAACCTTTTATGGGTACAGGAGTTGTTGCATTTAATATAAAACCAAAAAAAGCAATCTTGTGTGATAGCAATCCACATTTAATAAACTTTTATAATGAAATTAAAAACGATGTAATCAATCCAACTATAGTACGTCATTACTTAGAAGAGGAAGGTAATAAACTATTAAATATAGAAGATTATTATTATGAAGTAAGAAGTAGATTTAATGAAAGTCATAGTCCATTAGATTTTTTATTTATTAATAGAGCTGGATTTAATGGTATGATTCGGTTTAATAAAAAAGGTGGTCACAATGTACCTTTTTGTAGAAAACCTAATAGATTTTCTAAAGCTTATATTACTAAAATAGTAAATCAAGTTGATAATGTTTATAAGATTATTAAACATAATGATTATACTTTTATAAATCAAGACTTTAGACAAACAATAAAAATGGCATGTAAAGATGATGTAGTTTATTGTGATCCACCATATATTGATAGGCATGTAGATTATTATAATGGTTGGAATGAGAATGATGAAAAAGAGTTAAATAAACTATTAACTAATTTTAAAGGTAAGTTTATTTTATCAACTTGGCATAGCAATAAATATAGAGATAATGAATATTTAAATACTATTTGGAAAAAGTTTAATTTATTAACTAAAGAACATTTTTATCATCTTGGTGGAAGTCAAAATAATCGAAATTCTATGCTTGAATCATTAATATTAAATTATGAACCTCCTAAAATAAAAGAAGACAAAACTGTAAAAAAACAGTCATCATTTGAAGAATTATTATACATGCAGACTTCTAACAAATCAATGGAAATAACAAGAGATTACATATATAATCATTTGAATTTTTGCTATGTGAAGAAAGTTTAA
- the guaA gene encoding glutamine-hydrolyzing GMP synthase, whose amino-acid sequence MKHVPIVVLDFGSQYTQIIARKLRESGVYSEIVPFSESIENIKARTPKGIILSGGPASVYAEDSYHPDSKIFELGLPILGICYGMQLIAQHFGGSVIPASHHEYGKAQLNFVKDSDIFKDTNDGQIVWMSHGDRVEKIPEGFEKIAISDNSPYAAIADMNRLVYAFQFHPEVYHSQEGSKLLKNFAKHICGCDSTWNMGSFAKEQIAKIQEKVGNKKVLCGVSGGVDSSVVATLLAEAIGEQLIPVFVDNGLLRANEREQVETMFASRGVNLITVDASEIFLERLAGVTDPEKKRKIIGETFIEVFDKEAKKHDGIEFLAQGTLYTDVIESVSVKGPSKTIKSHHNVGGLPDWMTFELIEPLREIFKDEVRALGLELGLPKDMIGRHPFPGPGLAIRVMGDVNKPDLELLRKADVIMLDVLRSTGYYDKTWQAFTVLLNVKSVGVMGDNRTYDNTVCVRIVEATDGMTATFAYIPHDILETISRRIINEVDGINRVVYDISSKPPATIEWE is encoded by the coding sequence ATGAAACATGTGCCAATAGTTGTATTAGATTTTGGTAGTCAATATACACAAATTATTGCTAGAAAACTTAGAGAATCTGGTGTATATAGCGAAATTGTTCCATTTAGTGAAAGTATTGAAAATATAAAAGCAAGAACTCCTAAAGGAATTATTTTAAGTGGTGGACCAGCATCAGTATATGCAGAAGATTCGTATCATCCAGATAGTAAAATTTTTGAATTAGGACTTCCTATTTTAGGTATTTGTTATGGTATGCAATTGATTGCGCAACATTTCGGTGGAAGTGTTATACCAGCATCTCATCATGAATATGGTAAAGCTCAATTAAATTTCGTAAAAGATAGTGATATTTTTAAAGATACAAATGATGGTCAAATTGTATGGATGTCACATGGAGATAGAGTGGAGAAAATTCCAGAAGGATTTGAAAAAATCGCTATTAGTGATAATTCTCCTTATGCTGCTATTGCAGACATGAATAGACTTGTTTATGCATTCCAATTTCATCCTGAAGTATATCATTCTCAAGAAGGTAGTAAACTTCTTAAAAACTTTGCAAAACATATTTGTGGATGTGATTCTACTTGGAATATGGGATCTTTTGCAAAAGAACAAATCGCAAAAATTCAAGAGAAAGTTGGAAATAAAAAAGTTCTTTGTGGTGTAAGTGGAGGAGTTGATTCTTCTGTTGTTGCTACACTTTTAGCTGAAGCAATTGGTGAGCAATTAATCCCTGTATTTGTTGATAATGGACTTTTAAGAGCAAATGAAAGAGAACAAGTAGAAACTATGTTTGCTTCAAGAGGTGTAAATCTAATAACAGTTGATGCTAGTGAAATCTTTTTAGAAAGATTAGCAGGAGTTACAGACCCTGAGAAAAAAAGAAAGATTATTGGTGAAACTTTTATTGAAGTATTTGATAAAGAAGCAAAAAAACACGATGGTATTGAGTTTTTAGCACAAGGTACACTTTATACTGATGTTATTGAATCTGTTTCAGTAAAAGGACCTTCTAAAACTATTAAATCTCACCACAATGTAGGTGGCTTACCTGATTGGATGACATTTGAATTAATCGAGCCATTAAGAGAAATTTTTAAAGATGAAGTAAGAGCTTTAGGATTAGAACTTGGACTTCCAAAAGATATGATTGGAAGACATCCTTTCCCTGGACCAGGACTTGCTATTAGAGTTATGGGAGATGTAAATAAACCAGACTTAGAATTATTAAGAAAAGCAGATGTTATTATGCTTGATGTTCTTAGATCAACAGGATACTATGATAAAACATGGCAAGCATTTACAGTATTACTAAATGTAAAATCTGTTGGTGTTATGGGTGATAACAGAACTTATGACAACACAGTTTGTGTGAGAATAGTAGAAGCAACAGACGGAATGACAGCAACTTTTGCATATATTCCTCATGATATATTAGAAACTATTTCAAGAAGAATTATCAACGAAGTTGATGGGATTAATAGAGTGGTGTATGATATTTCATCTAAGCCACCAGCAACTATCGAATGGGAATAA
- a CDS encoding nuclear transport factor 2 family protein — MIEYFKKVDNGDSSYLELFTDDVDFFFPKFGQKKGKNALVEFGNRMGSSLRSIWHDIDGFQIISVDNKVVVEGQEGGVMSDGTSWPDNNISIGRFCSVFEFTGKLISRMYVYVDPDFPSRDLERISILSDGN, encoded by the coding sequence GTGATTGAGTATTTTAAAAAAGTAGATAATGGTGACTCTAGTTATCTTGAGTTGTTTACAGATGATGTTGATTTTTTCTTTCCTAAATTTGGGCAAAAAAAAGGAAAAAATGCCTTAGTGGAGTTTGGTAATAGAATGGGAAGTTCTTTAAGAAGTATTTGGCATGACATAGATGGTTTTCAAATAATATCTGTTGATAATAAGGTTGTTGTTGAAGGTCAAGAAGGTGGCGTGATGAGTGATGGAACTTCTTGGCCAGATAATAATATATCTATAGGTCGTTTTTGTAGTGTATTTGAATTTACTGGAAAACTTATTAGTCGTATGTATGTATATGTAGATCCAGATTTTCCCAGCCGAGATTTAGAAAGAATTTCAATACTGTCAGATGGAAATTAA
- a CDS encoding SDR family oxidoreductase, producing MYNFKNKLILITGATSGMGLVAAQNIIESGGKVIITGRSESKLFDLKEKYGSSIVTLKNDSASPSTGTMLAQTVAKHGDLDGVWLNAAIARLDNFDEITDDIYNEVMDINVKAPILQLAALSGYLKNNSSIVVTSSSSVYEGAATTSLYAASKGAISAAARAWARELAPRNIRVNTLVPGPIETNFRRFLPEEAKLGFEEFVIGQVPLGRSGTAQEAANVALFLLSDYSSYITGSEIPVDGGLIMR from the coding sequence ATGTATAACTTTAAAAACAAATTGATTTTAATTACTGGTGCAACTAGTGGTATGGGCTTAGTGGCAGCACAAAACATAATCGAGTCTGGTGGAAAAGTAATTATAACAGGTAGAAGCGAGTCTAAACTTTTTGATTTAAAAGAGAAGTACGGTTCTAGTATTGTTACGTTGAAAAATGATTCTGCTAGTCCATCAACGGGTACTATGTTAGCCCAAACTGTTGCTAAGCATGGAGATTTGGATGGTGTATGGCTTAACGCAGCGATTGCAAGATTAGATAATTTTGATGAGATAACAGATGACATATATAATGAAGTAATGGATATTAATGTTAAAGCTCCCATATTACAACTTGCTGCGTTGAGTGGATATTTAAAAAACAATTCTTCTATTGTAGTTACCAGTTCAAGTTCAGTTTATGAAGGTGCAGCAACAACTAGTCTTTATGCAGCTTCAAAAGGTGCTATCTCAGCGGCAGCTCGTGCTTGGGCTAGAGAGTTAGCTCCAAGAAATATTAGGGTTAATACACTTGTTCCTGGGCCAATTGAGACAAATTTTAGACGTTTTCTACCTGAAGAAGCAAAGTTAGGATTTGAAGAATTTGTAATTGGTCAAGTTCCTTTGGGACGTTCAGGTACTGCTCAGGAAGCGGCAAATGTTGCTTTGTTTTTACTTTCAGATTATTCATCTTATATCACAGGAAGTGAAATACCTGTTGATGGTGGTTTGATTATGCGATAA
- a CDS encoding DUF7079 family protein — translation MNNDDQLKMWRALSDLFLDTEIEDYIYKYVARTVSECGLSLAEAEEILWYEVYPVLEGNLRIITGVWEGWSDSWLLQNLPAPVRPNSIHGDPSIIKEIKRCWQCVTEAYESQNV, via the coding sequence ATGAACAATGATGATCAATTAAAAATGTGGCGAGCCTTATCAGATCTATTTCTAGATACTGAAATAGAGGACTATATATACAAGTATGTTGCTCGTACAGTTTCTGAGTGTGGTCTTTCTCTGGCTGAAGCAGAAGAAATTCTCTGGTATGAGGTTTACCCTGTACTGGAAGGCAATTTAAGAATTATTACGGGTGTCTGGGAGGGTTGGTCTGATTCTTGGTTGCTTCAAAACCTTCCGGCACCAGTTCGTCCGAATTCAATACATGGCGACCCCTCAATAATCAAAGAAATTAAGCGTTGCTGGCAATGTGTAACTGAAGCGTATGAAAGTCAAAATGTCTAA
- a CDS encoding EcoRV family type II restriction endonuclease, translating into MKGFIDIEKQIYTISSDTKIISKILEIQLFPKFKEFAIENGYRIVLAEKQNWYPDLSFVKIDNENIKFAVDIKTTYRLQEYEGFCNSFTLGSHGEYFRNRTSSKNIQFPYADYTAHITLGILYTRAKSDDIDETEILKISELDTIKSVISDLVFFVEEKWKISSDRSGSGNTANIGSINYIEDLLNGNGVFKNLGEKVFDEYWINQGVLKVPKPNSNGEYKKLTKLTEFLEFTGKDVSLINQPKSRKKIKK; encoded by the coding sequence ATAAAAGGTTTTATTGATATTGAAAAACAGATATATACAATTTCTTCAGACACCAAAATAATATCTAAAATTTTGGAAATTCAACTATTCCCAAAATTTAAAGAATTTGCCATTGAAAATGGTTATAGAATAGTTTTGGCTGAAAAACAGAACTGGTATCCAGACTTGTCTTTTGTAAAAATAGATAATGAAAATATAAAGTTTGCAGTTGATATTAAAACAACATATAGACTACAAGAATATGAAGGTTTTTGTAATAGTTTTACATTAGGTTCACATGGTGAATATTTTAGAAATAGAACAAGTAGTAAAAATATACAGTTTCCGTATGCTGATTATACTGCACATATAACATTAGGAATTTTATATACCCGTGCTAAATCAGATGATATTGATGAAACTGAAATTTTAAAAATTTCAGAATTAGATACTATTAAATCTGTTATTAGTGATTTAGTTTTCTTTGTAGAAGAAAAATGGAAAATATCAAGTGATAGAAGTGGAAGTGGTAATACTGCCAATATTGGTAGTATTAATTATATTGAAGATTTATTAAATGGTAATGGTGTATTTAAGAACTTAGGAGAAAAAGTATTTGATGAATATTGGATAAATCAAGGTGTTCTTAAAGTTCCAAAACCTAATAGTAATGGAGAATATAAAAAATTAACTAAATTAACTGAATTTCTTGAGTTTACAGGTAAAGATGTAAGTCTTATAAATCAACCTAAATCTAGAAAGAAAATAAAAAAATGA
- a CDS encoding M48 family metallopeptidase: MEYITEIANLKINVIVHKKRNLKYTYIRIKSANSIEVKTNYYLNKYDIEDIIQKKSKWIYKNLLDYNQNNLDENEFYFLGVKHKNLDNRNLDFFYKNEAKKIIPPIVEKFSNIMQLFPTSIKFRKNKRTWGSCNYKDDLNFNILLVKFPFEVIEYVVIHELAHIKHKNHSKFFWSLVYKYCPDYKKREKLLKSFL, translated from the coding sequence TTGGAATATATAACAGAAATTGCTAATTTAAAAATAAATGTAATAGTACACAAAAAACGCAATTTGAAGTACACTTATATACGAATAAAAAGTGCTAATAGTATTGAAGTAAAAACAAATTATTATTTAAATAAATACGATATAGAAGATATTATTCAAAAAAAATCAAAATGGATTTATAAAAATCTTTTAGACTATAATCAGAATAATTTGGATGAAAATGAATTTTATTTTTTAGGAGTAAAACATAAAAACTTAGATAATCGGAATTTGGACTTTTTTTATAAGAATGAAGCCAAAAAGATAATACCACCAATTGTTGAAAAGTTTTCTAATATAATGCAATTATTCCCTACTTCTATAAAATTTAGAAAAAATAAAAGAACATGGGGTTCTTGTAATTATAAAGATGATTTGAATTTTAATATTTTACTTGTAAAGTTTCCTTTTGAAGTTATTGAATATGTGGTAATACATGAACTTGCACATATAAAACATAAAAATCATTCAAAATTTTTTTGGAGTCTTGTTTATAAGTATTGTCCTGATTATAAAAAAAGAGAGAAATTACTTAAGAGTTTTTTATAA
- a CDS encoding DUF721 domain-containing protein, translating into MSTILNHLKQHPEFRKINTSQKIQKLIDILPLKLKKGIKFAYVKGEILYFVLTHPVFKLEFEYNKALINSLLISAHLANIQDIKFFVTNKREKKQEVKKVEKYKERSHGIFENKIANPKLHKLFEEIRAVIKNS; encoded by the coding sequence ATGAGTACAATTCTTAATCATCTTAAACAACATCCTGAATTTAGGAAAATCAATACAAGTCAAAAGATTCAAAAGTTAATAGATATTTTACCTTTGAAACTAAAAAAAGGTATAAAATTTGCCTATGTAAAAGGTGAAATATTATACTTTGTATTAACTCATCCCGTATTTAAATTAGAGTTTGAGTATAACAAAGCTTTAATAAATTCACTATTAATTAGTGCTCATCTAGCAAATATTCAAGATATTAAATTTTTTGTGACAAATAAAAGAGAAAAAAAACAAGAAGTTAAAAAAGTAGAAAAATATAAAGAGAGATCTCATGGTATTTTTGAAAATAAAATAGCAAACCCAAAACTACATAAACTTTTTGAAGAGATTAGAGCTGTTATAAAAAACTCTTAA